In Acidimicrobiales bacterium, the genomic window CCGCGAAGCACTGATCCGGACCCGGCGGTGAGCAACCCCTGGGGCGCGGCGGCACCGGGACCACCCCCGCCCCGACGGGGCCTCGACCCCCGCACCACCATCTGGATCATCGCCGGCATCGCCCTGGCCGTGGTGCTCGTGCGCTCGCACAAGATCACGACCTTCGAGATCCTGTTCTTCTGCGCCCTCGTCCCCTCGGTGATCCTGCACGAGGTGTCGCACGGCGCCATGGCGCTGGTATTCGGTGACGACACGGCCAAACGCGCCCACCGCTTGACGCTCAACCCGGTGCACCACATCGACCCGTTCGGGACCGTCATCCTGCCCGTCCTGCTCCTCCTGAGCGGCCACGGCGCCCTGGGGTACGCCAAGCCCGTACCCGTGAACGTGTCGCGCCTGCGCCATCCCCGCAACGAGAGCGTGCTCGTGTCGCTCGTGGGCCCGGCGGTGAACATCGTGCTCGCCGTGATCTGCGGCCTCGCCTACAAGAGCTTCGTCTCCGCCGCTGATCGTCCGCTGCCGCTCTTCGACACCGGGCCGATCTGGGTGCAGCTGCTGTTCATCGGCGGCTACGTCAACCTGATCCTGGCGGCGTTCAATCTCATCCCGCTGCCGCCGCTGGACGGCTCGGCGGTGCTGGAGCGCTTCCTGCCCAGGAGCCTGCTGCCCGGCTACTACCGGATCCGGCCCTTCACCATGTTCATCCCGCTGATCCTGATCGTGCTCGACCCGGCCGCGTTCAACAGCTTCTTCCAATGGGTCGCCAACCACTGGGCCGACGCCGTCGTCTGATCCCCTGCAGGGATCGGCTGAAGGGGATCCCCTGTAGGGATCGGCTGTCAAGGCGCCCGGGCATTCGTCACCCGGCACCCCTCAGGCGTGGAACCCGCCCGGGGGTGCGAGCAGCCCGACGGCGCGCATGGCACGGTCGAGCGTCGGGCCGGCCAGGGCGCGGGCCTTGGCGGCCCCCTCGACGAGCAGTGCCTCCACCGCACCGCGCTCCGAGCGCAGCTCGGCGTAGCGCGCGCGCACCGGGCGCAGCATCTCCACGAGCCCGCCGGCCACGTCGGCCTTCAACTGCCCGTAGCTGGCGTAGCGCGTCGCCAGCTCGGCGGGGTCGCCGCCCACCGACGCCGCCAGCAGCTCGAGCAGGTTGGACACCCCGGGCTTGGCCTCGGGGTCGTAGCGGACCTCGGTCTCGGTGTCGGTGACGGCCTTGCGCACCTTGCGGTCGATCTCCTCGGGCGAGTCGAGGACGAGGACGGTGCCGAGCGGCGAGCTCACCGACTTCGACATCTTGCGGGTGGGCTCCTGCAGGTCCATGACGCGCGCCCCCAGCGTGGGCAGGGCCGCCTCGGGCACCACGAAGGTGGCGCCGTAGCGGTTGTTGAAGCGCATGGCCACGTCGCGGGTGAGCTCCAGGTGCTGGCGCTGGTCCTCGCCCACCGGGACCCGGTCGGCGTCGTAGAGCAGGATGTCGGCCGCCATGAGCACCGGGTAGGTGAACAGCCCGGCCCGGACGGCCTCCTGCTCGCCGCCCTTGTCCTTGAACTGCGTCATCCGCCGCAGCTCCCCGAAGGTCGCCGTGCACTCGAGCAGCCACGTCAGCCGGGGGTGCTCGGGGACGTGGCTCTGCACGAACAGCGTGCACACCGCCGGGTCGAGGCCCACGGCCAGCAGGCTGGTGGCCGTCTCGAGGGTGCGCCCGGCCAGGAGGGCGGGGTCGTAGTCGAGGGTCATGGCGTGCAGGTCCACCACGCAGAACAGGGCGTCGTGGCCGTGCTGGTCGAGGACCCAGTTGCGGAAGGCGCCCAGGTAATTGCCCAGGTGGAGGTCGCCGCTCGGTTGCACCCCGGACAGCACCCTGGCCATGGCGTGCCATGGTACGGGACGCCCGGGCGCGCTCCCGGTGACCCCCCGGTGACCCCGCGGCGCTGCGGTGACACCCGGCCCGCGGCCGTCGGTCCTGGTCAGCGGGCATGCACAGGGGGCGGCGGGGGAGCCGGTAGGGTCGACGGTGTGGTGGCGCAGGTCTCGACACCCGTCTTCGAGGGCCCCTTCGACGTGCTGCTGGCGCTCGTGACGGACCACAAGGTGGACGTCTACGACATCAAGATCGCCGAGGTGGTGGACGCCTTCATCGCCGAGATGGCGGCCCGGCAGCCCTTCGACCTGCACACCGCCAGCGAGTTCCTGGTCATCGCCGCCATCCTGGTGGAGCTCAAGTCCAAGAAGCTCCTCCCCGGGGCCGACGACGTCGAGGACGACGAGGAGCTGTCGGGCTTCGAGGAGCGCGACCGCCTGCTCGCCCGGCTGCTCGAGCTCCAGGCCTACGCGGCGGCGGCCGACGCCTTCACCGTGCTGATCGACCGTGCCCGGCGCTCGCTGCCCCGGATCGCCGGGCTCGAGGAGCGCTTCCGGGACCTCGCCCCCGACCTGCTCGCCGGGATCACACCCGAACGCTTGGCGGCCGCCTTCGTGGTGGGGACGGCGCCGCGGCCCGAGCTCGTGCTCGACCTGTCGCACGTCACGGTGGAGGCGGTGACCGTGTCCGAGGCGGTGGCCGAGCTCGAGGAGCGCCTCCCGGGCGAGGGGCGCGC contains:
- a CDS encoding site-2 protease family protein — protein: MSNPWGAAAPGPPPPRRGLDPRTTIWIIAGIALAVVLVRSHKITTFEILFFCALVPSVILHEVSHGAMALVFGDDTAKRAHRLTLNPVHHIDPFGTVILPVLLLLSGHGALGYAKPVPVNVSRLRHPRNESVLVSLVGPAVNIVLAVICGLAYKSFVSAADRPLPLFDTGPIWVQLLFIGGYVNLILAAFNLIPLPPLDGSAVLERFLPRSLLPGYYRIRPFTMFIPLILIVLDPAAFNSFFQWVANHWADAVV
- the trpS gene encoding tryptophan--tRNA ligase, yielding MARVLSGVQPSGDLHLGNYLGAFRNWVLDQHGHDALFCVVDLHAMTLDYDPALLAGRTLETATSLLAVGLDPAVCTLFVQSHVPEHPRLTWLLECTATFGELRRMTQFKDKGGEQEAVRAGLFTYPVLMAADILLYDADRVPVGEDQRQHLELTRDVAMRFNNRYGATFVVPEAALPTLGARVMDLQEPTRKMSKSVSSPLGTVLVLDSPEEIDRKVRKAVTDTETEVRYDPEAKPGVSNLLELLAASVGGDPAELATRYASYGQLKADVAGGLVEMLRPVRARYAELRSERGAVEALLVEGAAKARALAGPTLDRAMRAVGLLAPPGGFHA
- a CDS encoding ScpA family protein, translating into MVAQVSTPVFEGPFDVLLALVTDHKVDVYDIKIAEVVDAFIAEMAARQPFDLHTASEFLVIAAILVELKSKKLLPGADDVEDDEELSGFEERDRLLARLLELQAYAAAADAFTVLIDRARRSLPRIAGLEERFRDLAPDLLAGITPERLAAAFVVGTAPRPELVLDLSHVTVEAVTVSEAVAELEERLPGEGRATFREITAHCTTRMQIIVRFLALLELCKRGLVSLDQGETFGDLVVVWVAGSSVLSTVGGGESVEEYDG